The Ralstonia pseudosolanacearum genome includes the window GCCATGAAGCGCGTGCGCGAAGAGATGGGTCTGAGCAACGTCGAGATCATGGTGCCGTTCGTGCGCACGCTGGGCCAGGCCGCCATGGTGGTCGACCTGCTGGGCAAGTACGGCCTGAAGCGCGGCGAGAACGACCTGCGCCTGATCATGATGTGCGAAGTGCCGTCCAACGCGATCCTGGCCAAGGAGTTCCTCGAGTACTTCGACGGCTTCTCGATCGGCTCGAACGATCTGACGCAGCTGACGCTGGGCCTGGATCGCGACTCCGGCATGGAACTGCTCGCCAGGGACTTCGACGAGCGCGATCCGGCGGTCAAGTTCATGCTGTCGCGCGCCATCTCGACCGCGAAGTCGATGGGCAAATACGTCGGCATCTGCGGCCAGGGCCCGTCCGACCACCCGGACTTTGCCGAGTGGCTGGCCAAGGAAGGCATCTCGTCCATCTCGCTGAACCCGGATTCGGTGATCGACACCTGGCAGAAGCTGGGTTCGGCCTGATCCCGCTGTAGAAGCGGCGCGCGCCCCGGCGGGTGCGCGCCGACAAGAACGCGAAGTGCCCGGTGGCGTCCAACGCTGGCGGGGGCGGAGCGACCAGCCCCCGCTGACGTGCATCGTCGCGGGGGTTTTTTGTTGGGAGAGGGGGTATGTCGGCGCAAGAGATCGTCTGGTTCACGCTGGCGGTGTTGCTCGTCATCGGCGAGCTGATGACGGGGACGTTCTACCTGCTGATGGTGGCCATCGGGCTGCTGGCGGGCGGGCTGGCCGCACTGGCCGGGCTGGGGTTCCCGGTGCAGGCCGTTCTGGCCGCGCTGGTTGCCGTGATCGGCATTGCCGGGCTGTGGCGCACGCGCTTCGGCCATGCCACGCGCGAGAATGCCGCCCGCAATCGCAACGTCAACCTGGATATCGGCGAGATGCTGCGCGTCGATGCATGGTCGCCCGAGCGGCGCGCGCGCGTGCAGTATCGCGGCGCCGAATGGGATGTCGAACTGGCGCCGCCGGCACCGACCACCGGCGGCGAATTCCGTATCGTCGAGGTGCGCGGCAACGTGCTGGTCGTCGCACCCAAATAGTCTTTTCCATCGACCGGAGGTTTTATGTTCGAGCTGGGGACTCTCGCGCTCATCGTCCTGTTTGCCGCCATCGTACTGATCGCGCAGAGCATCAAGATCGTGCCGCAGCAGCACGCGTGGATCCTGGAGCGGCTGGGCAAGTACCACGCGACGCTGTCGCCGGGGCTCAATATCGTGCTGCCGTTCGTCGACCGGGTGGCCTACAAGCACGTGCTCAAGGAGATCCCGCTGGATGTGCCGAGCCAGGTCTGCATCACCAAGGACAATACGCAGTTGCAGGTCGACGGCATCCTGTACTTCCAGGTGACCGACCCGATGCGCGCTTCATACGGTTCGAGCAACTTCGTCATCGCCATCACGCAGCTCGCGCAGACCACGCTGCGCTCGGTGGTCGGCAAGCTGGAGCTGGACAAGACCTTCGAGGAACGCGAGTTCATCAACCACAGCGTGGTCAATGCGCTGGACGAGGCGGCCTCCAACTGGGGCGTAAAGGTGCTGCGTTACGAGATCAAGGACCTGACGCCGCCCAAGGAGATCCTGCATGCGATGCAGGCGCAGATCACCGCCGAGCGCGAGAAGCGCGCCCTGATCGCGGCATCCGAAGGCAAGCGCCAGGAGCAGATCAACCTGGCCGCCGGCGCCCGCGAGGCCGCGATCCAGAAATCCGAAGGGGAGAGGCAGGCCGCCATCAACCGGGCCCAGGGCGAAGCGGCGGCCATCCTGGCGGTGGCCGAGGCCAACGCGCAGGCGATCCAGAAGGTCGGCCACGCCATCCGCACCGAAGGCGGCATCGACGCGGTCAACCTGAAGGTGGCCGAGGAATACGTGTCGGCGTTCGGCAATCTGGCCAAGCAGGGCAACACGCTGATCGTGCCCGGCA containing:
- a CDS encoding SPFH domain-containing protein, with the translated sequence MFELGTLALIVLFAAIVLIAQSIKIVPQQHAWILERLGKYHATLSPGLNIVLPFVDRVAYKHVLKEIPLDVPSQVCITKDNTQLQVDGILYFQVTDPMRASYGSSNFVIAITQLAQTTLRSVVGKLELDKTFEEREFINHSVVNALDEAASNWGVKVLRYEIKDLTPPKEILHAMQAQITAEREKRALIAASEGKRQEQINLAAGAREAAIQKSEGERQAAINRAQGEAAAILAVAEANAQAIQKVGHAIRTEGGIDAVNLKVAEEYVSAFGNLAKQGNTLIVPGNLGDLSTMIASALQIVKQQRPNA
- a CDS encoding NfeD family protein, translated to MSAQEIVWFTLAVLLVIGELMTGTFYLLMVAIGLLAGGLAALAGLGFPVQAVLAALVAVIGIAGLWRTRFGHATRENAARNRNVNLDIGEMLRVDAWSPERRARVQYRGAEWDVELAPPAPTTGGEFRIVEVRGNVLVVAPK